Genomic segment of Schistocerca nitens isolate TAMUIC-IGC-003100 chromosome 9, iqSchNite1.1, whole genome shotgun sequence:
ATTCAGAAGAAGACTATATACTAGGAAAAGAAAGGGAGAGACGGGAAGATTTCATTCAGATTACATCACgaacaggcagagattccgaaatcagttataGACTCTAAGGCATAGACAGGAGCAGACGCTCAGATTACAGATTAGTCATCTTGAAAGGTTGGCCGAACCTTAAGAGACCGGTCAGGAAGAAACCATTGCGCAACtacgtgggatacggaagtactaaggattgaAGAGATATTCTTGAAGTTGTGTGAGGCAATAGATACTgagataacgaatagctcagtgtAATCATAGAAATTGGAAAGCAGATAAAGGTATAAGAAAGGTACGGCAGCTACCAAGAAACTACCGGTAACCGAAAAAATATTTTGTCTGATCGAGGGAAaaaggatgtacaaaaatgttcagaaaaaattAGAACACATAAATACAAGTGGCTTAGGTAATAAATAAACAGCAAGTGTAGAGAAGGTAAAGGGAAATCGATGAATTAAAAACAtaagaaatcgaaatagaaatgattgACCGATGGTCTGACTCAGCATAttgaaaagtcaaagcaaccttcgagGAAATTAAAAGCATGGATTTTAAAGTTAAGAGTGGAGTTGGAATACCACTGTTAGATCCACAGGAAAGAGTGACACGTTGAAAGAGTAGACTGAAAGCCTGTGTTAGGAGGAGAACTTGTCTAACTACTTGATAGGAAAAGAAACGAAAACTGACGGAGAAGAGAGAGGGATCCAGCATTAGAGTCATTATTTGAGAGAGCTTTGTacgactgaagatcaaataaggcagaacggatagataacattccatcggaatttctagaaTGACTGGGcgagaacggatagataacattccatcggaatcggcgaggaaaggaatgtgtagtAATCACTGACAACATGATGGGACATCAAGGAATAGCTTTCATAATACTAGAGGGAGTCCTGTAGGGGGTGAAAGTTGTAGAAAACGACTGAGGATGGAATATACGCAAGAAATAACTGACGACGTGggctgcaattgctactctgagatgaagaggttggcatacaggagaggaatccgtggggggctgcatcaaatcattcaGAAGGTTGATAATATCCCGTCTGAACGGTCACTTGATGCACCAGCCGTGGATCCGCTTCAATTTCCTGCAGTCTtcctgcttagagccatttgcttcACCTGCTAATTGCCTCGTCGACCTACCTACGTCGTCCATTGTGTCATTTATgtgcactgtaaacagtaacggtcctcttACTTAATTTTAGGTGCCCAGAGATCACATGTACATCCAACGATTTTACTCCATTACAAACGACGTGTCGTGTGCTGTCTGCAGGAAGCACAACAATGCAGTTACACTTGTGGTTCGACAACTGGTAAGGGCGTTTTTAGTTGATTAACAACAATGTGACGTTGTACCGGATACCTTCGAGAAGTCAGGGAAAACAGCATCTTACCACATTTTCCTTCACTTGTCCTATCACCGCGAGCTGAGTTCCCTCCGATCTCTGTCTGCTATATCCACGCTGTTGTCAGACAAGACTTTCTCATTCTCCTAAAACGTCATAATGCTTGAGCATAAAACATCTTCCACAATCCTGCCCAAGACAGACCTCAGTGATATCGGTCCAGAACTGTGTGCATGTTCATGCCGTACATTTACGTATCTTCCGTTAATCGCACTGTGTAGGATAAACTACTGCTAGGAGGGAAGCATGTCACTTTGCATAATCTCTAAAGAAACTCTCGGATATCCCATGACGTCCACATACCACTACGCTATTGAATGGTATTAATTGATTTACAATTCCGCAATTACTTCTCTCATTATTTGTCATTTCTGTGTTCGTGAGTTTATTGAATGAACTTCCGCCATGAATCTATTCCGGAAGaccagtatttcggccttttctctgTCATCTTTCGTATTGGTGGCAATATTGGTACTGATTGACTGACTTTACACAAAGCGGAATTTCTTATCATTTTTAACCATATCTGCCGGCTAAATTTtaatttcgaattcattgaatgcttccGGAATTTCTCTCCTTGTACACATTTTACGTTCGTTCAGCTTAGGACTGCTAACCAGTGTTTTAATTCATTAAAATATGTGGTAAAGCGCTCAATATATCGTTAAAAAACGACCACAATACGCGGTGTGATATTCTTGTCGTGGCCGCATTACTTGGCGTATGATTCATGTTATGTACACAGGGTGTCCCTCGcgtaatggtcaatattcaagaatACGACCCTaacgataattcgaagcataaAAGTCTACTGAGCACGGCATCTAAAATTCATGTcctatgagctatgagcactttttcatcttcgatactctcAGGCCTATCTCTTCTACCACAAGTTTACAGCTCGTTGCTCATGATGACCCTAGTAACAGCAACGTGTTTTCCGTAACACGAACTACCAAGGGGAGGTACTTTATGCACactactaaaataaaaataaaaacaaatttcgtCAACTATTTTGAGCTTTTATGAAGAAGATACCTTTTAAATAGGTAGAGATGTACAAGTagtgtccagaacctgaaaatatccttTAGCACACTGTTAGCAATAATAAAGTTATACATCGTAGGGAGAGGTCATTTATGACaaccataaatattaaaaaaaaatagaaatttcattAACTGTCGTTGACTTCTATTCATAACATAGTATTTAAAGATATATAGATGTGTAAGAAGAGTCCTGAACACGAAAATATGAAGATGACATTTGTTACAAAAAGTCACATTCACTGCTGaaatttaaatttttgggttaagttcgaTCAAAAATAGTAAATAATTATGGATTGCAGTgtaagaaacaattaaaaacaataaatactttTCAAGTGTTTCAAAATATAAGGTACATGACTGGATATCAATATTTTCGGCTCCCGGGCCACCCTTGGTATTGCGAgagttaaggtatgcattttataggcCAAGTTCACTAGACCTTTTTGCAGCGATTGATTGTTCCTGTCATGTCCTATCCTACTGAATTACATGAGAAGACGAGAGTTATAGAAGGGTACAAGGAATGCTCATTTTTAGAAGGGAAAGTATAAAGGGATTTAAGAGAGATGGAGAACCATAAAGCAAGATTCGTTTCCTATGGGTCAAAATTTCTACTAATGATGATATCTGGGAGACTTCACACATGACTGGAAAAAATACTCAGAGACACTGCATAGATTTAAAAGACGGAAAGGTACAAGAGATGTAATTTGACTTACAGGTGGGAGctagactgaaagaagaagagaAGTTCATACTGTTTCCACTGATTTCATGAAAGTCTTTGAGAGACTACAGTGGAATAAATTGGTGAAAATTCTAAGAAAGAAAGGAGTCGACTGGACGGATAGAAGACCGATTAACAAACTATGCATACAACATAAAACAGTAGTACTGATTTTGATTGAGATGACAGGTGAAAGCACAATTCGAAGGAGACAGGGGGAAGGCTGCTGTCCCTCCACAGTACTGTTTCACAAATACATGGCACCCATTACACAGAAATTTTTGAAACGAATAAAAAGGAGTTTGGAATATTGGTGGGAAGAAAGAATGTATTCAGTCTGAGGGCGATGCGGTGTTATTGGCAGACAGCGAAAGCACTAAGATTGGAATATTAAAAGAATTGAGTAAGACATGCAGGAAATCGGGATGAGGATTAATAAGAAAGAGACAAAATGCATGGTGATAAGCGCAGGAAAAATAAGAACTATAGAATTATTACAGGAAAATATAGAATAAATTAGTGCTGGGAAGCATAATAACGGAAGGCATAAGATGTAATAGTAAAGTGAAAACGCATATAGCAAATTGCCGTGGAGGCATTAAATAAAAACAGCAGGCGTCTATGCGGGTATATGGACAGGTACCTGAGGAAGGGATTAGCAATGTGTTTTGTATGCAACGTGGCATCATACGGAGCTGAGacatggacattgaggaaggaggaaGTTAGAAGGacagaagcatttcagatgtggactGGAGGAAAATGGAAGGGGAGAAATGAGTAGACAAAGTGAGAAATAAGGTGTTGAGAAGGATGAATGAAAATAGAGAAATTGCATAGGCTATAACGAAGAAGAAACACAATTGTCTTGGACGTTTCTGGGAAGAGACTCCTTACCGATGCATAATATCGAATGAACAGTGAATGGAAAAAGAAGTGTAGGTCGCAGAAGATTCCAGATGGCGGATAGGCCTAGTACAAGAGTAGAATACAATTTTGAGAAAATGAAGTATGTAGTAAATTACTGGACTGCATGGAGAGCTCATTTAAAGACCTTCCCTAGGCGTAAACACTGACGATGATGGTGACATAACCCTCTAAGttgaccattcatcctgggacTCCTTGTAAATTCTGAAGAGGGACAACTTCTTTCTTTGTGAAACAGCTAACGAACGTATGTTATTTGTATCCTGAATTACTTTTGTGTTAAAGCAGCGAATAATTCTTCCTCCTCTGTCGTCAAACTCCATTTCCAGTCTTCTGATCACACTGAAATGATGTTTCAAAACACTCACGTTCGTTTTCCAGGTCATAGATCACAGAAGGCACTGCGTTCCATGTAGCGTATGTGCATTGGTTGTTTCTGATTTTCAGGTGTCTGGATCTCTACTGGGTACTAGCGCACGAGTAGTGACCCTCGCCAGTGACAACTATGACCCACCAGGTGGCCTCGCCGTGACGGTGACTGGCTGGGGAGCCACGTACACCGATGGACTGTCCATCAGTAGTATGCTCAATGTGAACATCAGCATATTGGACCGCAACACGTGCAGGAACACCTTCGCCAACATCAACACTGTGACCGACCGCATGGTGTGCGCCGGCCAGGCCGGAAAGAGCGTCTGCAACGGTGACTCTGGTGGTCCCCTGGTCAGCGGAAGCACCCAGGTGGGCATCATCTCCTGGGGCAGTTCCAGCTGCGAGGCCACCCCCGGTGTCTTCGCCAACGTCGGCAACCTGCGTTCCTGGATCCGATCTGCATCTGGCGTCTAAGGACTCTGGGCTGTCTACTGTCCTGGGTTCCATCACTGGTATATGTAACGCAAACAAACTGTCTGCTGCAACTAATTGCCCTTTTAAATAAAGAATCTGATCAATGTAAACGTTTCGTcgtttatataaattttttttctcgTTCCATAGAAAGTACTGCAGGCTCGAGGCAACACACTGAAGATGAGGCAGGAATTACAGAAGGCGAATAACCTTCACTCTGTAGGGTTGTAAGTGCCTCTGTGGTAAGCCTCTTTATATAGACATCAAAAAAGAGACAGGAAATAAATTAATGTTTCTGAAAGTTTAAGGTGCTCAAttattgtttattttgtgttatttgACAATGGATTACGGGTATTAACGCCAAAAAGGAGCCAAGTTTTTTCAGTTTACCGCATGCGTATGTATGTATTTACGAAAGTTCCTGACAGGCTGAAAAGACCCATCCATCAGAGCGACAATCTTGACATATGTGAACGGTGGTCTTACCATATGGTGCATGTAGGCATGCCTCATGGCCTACGTCGTATCTCCTATTTGTCAGTATGTCAAATTAAATAAGCGTGATATAGATAAAAGTAAAAATCAGATAAGGAGGACAAACAGGTTGCATCAAATAAACAAATAACCGTAGTAAAATGATCAAAAAATCTGGCAGGCAAACTACCTTGTCATATGCCGAGTCATGATAATTTATTTGAATAGTTTACCGGGATTCCCTTTACAGCCATCACAAGATGCTAAATGACTAGTGAAGGGGAGCTCATGTAATGAGATTTTTGAGTTCAGTATGGCTTCGCACCCTGTGTGTAGCTGCTTATTTAGGGACATTTGACGATGTCTATGAAGCCGAAAATAGTTCTCTTTTTAATTAAGATGATACAGTTTTCGCACTGCTTGACAACTGTAAGGGACGACTAACACTTGCTAAGGAGCAACTGGAAACTGCTACGGAACACCCTACAATTGGTGTGGTATAACCGACCAAACATAGTAAAAGGAAATGTGGAGGGCAGGACGTGTCAGATGCAACGACACCAGTCCACAAATACTCTGTATGCATTCGTGTGTTCATGCACTACGGTGTTTAACTAAGGCTGTTGTAGATCCGATTATTGCGACATTCCGTTTATTGTCGCAACATGTCTACAAGACGTTAAGTTTGTACGATAGTGGCGTGCAACAAGACGGCACGAAGCCGATCAAAAGTCTCTGCTGAAGCCACAGTAAGAAGTTGGTCTAAAAGTTTCATCTCACCATTAAAAAAGGGCGGATGAAGGTGGAACTGCTATGCAAAGCATAGTTGTTCGAGACGGACCACCACACTGCAAGAGAGTCCATACGGAGTCCCATTGGGAAAATGGAAGAGATATCTCACTCCTAGGCAGACCGTTACAAGCATCGCAACCGCTACCGGTACATGTGTCTGCGCCAGAACAGTTTTACGACGATTCA
This window contains:
- the LOC126204206 gene encoding trypsin alpha-3-like; the encoded protein is MEAVAVTASTMQRVAIFLVCLLSSALALPTPARLWSKGNGPIIGGSSANIANYQWQLSFQYGGGASSTSVSGSLLGTSARVVTLASDNYDPPGGLAVTVTGWGATYTDGLSISSMLNVNISILDRNTCRNTFANINTVTDRMVCAGQAGKSVCNGDSGGPLVSGSTQVGIISWGSSSCEATPGVFANVGNLRSWIRSASGV